In one window of Miscanthus floridulus cultivar M001 chromosome 12, ASM1932011v1, whole genome shotgun sequence DNA:
- the LOC136496437 gene encoding transcription factor MYB4-like, with the protein MGRAPCCAKMGLKKGPWTPEEDKILVAHIQSFGHSNWRALPKQAGLLRCGKSCRLRWINYLRPDIKRGNFSKEEEDAIISLHEQLGNRWSAIAATLPGRTDNEIKNVWHTHLKKRLEPTKPEHQHGAQAAGGAGRKHRPKRGGGARKKTADVALVPVPATTAPVSPERSAALSSVTESSSSMTEQEQGNTGSSPGFPKEESFTSSASDAEEFQFDDTFWSETLSMPLQSFDVPMEPSDALGASSVGADGDLDYWLRVFMESGDVHQELPQI; encoded by the exons ATGGGGAGGGCTCCGTGCTGCGCGAAGATGGGGCTGAAGAAGGGGCCATGGACGCCCGAGGAGGACAAGATCCTGGTCGCCCACATCCAGAGCTTCGGCCACAGCAACTGGCGCGCGCTGCCCAAGCAAGCCG GGCTGCTGCGGTGCGGCAAGAGCTGCCGGCTCCGGTGGATCAACTACCTGCGCCCGGACATCAAGCGCGGCAACTTCAGCAAGGAGGAAGAGGACGCCATCATCAGCCTCCACGAGCAGCTCGGCAACAG GTGGTCCGCCATCGCCGCCACGCTGCCCGGGCGGACGGACAACGAGATCAAGAACGTCTGGCACACGCACCTCAAGAAGCGGCTGGAGCCCACCAAGCCGGAGCATCAGCACGGGGCGCAGGCAGCAGGTGGCGCCGGCAGGAAGCACAGGCCCAAGCGCGGGGGCGGCGCCAGGAAGAAGACGGCCGACGTCGCCCTCGTCCCGGTCCCGGCCACCACAGCGCCGGTGTCGCCTGAACGGTCGGCGGCCTTGTCGTCGGTGACCGAGTCGTCGTCGTCCATGACGGAGCAGGAACAGGGCAACACGGGGAGCTCGCCCGGGTTCCCCAAGGAggagagcttcacctcctccgcCTCGGACGCCGAGGAGTTTCAGTTCGACGACACCTTCTGGTCCGAGACGCTGTCGATGCCGCTCCAGAGCTTCGACGTCCCCATGGAGCCCTCCGACGCGTTGGGCGCGTCGTCGGTTGGCGCCGACGGCGACTTGGACTACTGGCTCAGAGTGTTCATGGAGTCCGGCGACGTGCACCAGGAATTGCCGCAGATTTAG